From the genome of uncultured Bacteroides sp.:
GAACTCACATTACCACCCATGGCTTGTTCAAAGTAGTCGTAATCAGCAACAGCTTCTTTATACATCTCTTTCTGAGTCTTAACCAAAGCACGTTCGGAAAGATAATTAGCAGCCTCTCTCGGATATGGAGCAGCATATTTATTTACTGCGCTATCAAGTAAAGCAAGAATTTCTCCTAAATCACCGTTCATCATTTGCTTTGTCTTTGCAGCACTATAATAAGTTTCTGCAGAAGCCTGTGGAGAATGGTTTATCTTATCGTAACATTCAAAAGCTTTATCATATTTAGTTGATGCAAAATAGATATCGCCTTGGTGCTGGATATAAATAGGAAGCGGATTAATATCGATAGCTTTCTGAATCTCCTCAAGTGATTTTTCAAATGTCCAGTCTTTATAAGCACCATCCTTACCACGAAGAGCAACATAATATATCAGTCGTGAGCGATTAAAGAAGGCATTATCTTTTTTATCAGCAGTTTTCAATGCTTTTTCAAGATCAGCCTCACCCAAAGCCAAATGTTCTGCATCAGTATAGCTGGTTACATAGAAGTTAGCCCTGCGAATATATCCTTCTGAACTATTAGGGAACTGTTCAATAAAAGTGTCCAGCAAAGAGAGATATTTTTCTTTACTAACAGAAGAAGCCATATAAAGAGCAACTAAAGCCTGCTCTTCTGTATTAGGAAGAGCTTTTTTAATGCCAATACTATTCAGTTCGGAATTATTAAAATCGAGAGCATTAATAGTCAATGCGTTGACATAAGGAGCACTAATGGCATAACAATGAGTTGTGTCATTAGATGCAGCTTTTTGTACTAACCCAAAAACCTCACCTTCTACATTCATAACCGGACAGCTAACCATTTTGTCTTTCACCGAAATAATCAGCTTAAAGTATTTATGAGGACCGGAAAGATTAGAAACCTCTTCTACTTTTCCAAAGGTACATGAACGATCTTTCTTTGTAGAATAAGGAAGCATTACCGCTTCGGCATCTTTTGCAGGAATAGCAGTCGCCAAAGTCAGCGCGGCAGTGCTCTTCTTGCCCAAATCCACACTAAACTTAATAACATCGTACATAGAATTCATACCCAGAATAACTTTAACCGGCATCTGTTTACCTTCCGAGTTAATAACATCTGCACGTGCTGCACCTTT
Proteins encoded in this window:
- a CDS encoding tetratricopeptide repeat protein, which encodes MKKKILFIVLCLLSQWTMAQKEAPKWVDKAKKAVFSVVTYDTNGKLLNTGNGFFVSEDGVALSDYSLFKGAARADVINSEGKQMPVKVILGMNSMYDVIKFSVDLGKKSTAALTLATAIPAKDAEAVMLPYSTKKDRSCTFGKVEEVSNLSGPHKYFKLIISVKDKMVSCPVMNVEGEVFGLVQKAASNDTTHCYAISAPYVNALTINALDFNNSELNSIGIKKALPNTEEQALVALYMASSVSKEKYLSLLDTFIEQFPNSSEGYIRRANFYVTSYTDAEHLALGEADLEKALKTADKKDNAFFNRSRLIYYVALRGKDGAYKDWTFEKSLEEIQKAIDINPLPIYIQHQGDIYFASTKYDKAFECYDKINHSPQASAETYYSAAKTKQMMNGDLGEILALLDSAVNKYAAPYPREAANYLSERALVKTQKEMYKEAVADYDYFEQAMGGNVSSTFFYLREQANYKAKNFKRALEDIQKAVTLDPSNKDYLAEYGAVNLRIARYDEAIKNLKDALVIDPKFAACYRLIGFCQMQQGKKNEACENFNKAKELGDEAVIPMIEKNCK